A DNA window from Mastomys coucha isolate ucsf_1 unplaced genomic scaffold, UCSF_Mcou_1 pScaffold21, whole genome shotgun sequence contains the following coding sequences:
- the LOC116100316 gene encoding cytochrome P450 2A12-like encodes MTTPAVEPTPIRFVPQTNPSMSKTLSEKPFPAWAWSFLSLSLPLPTPHVHISTGVAFSSGERAKQLRRFSIVTLRDFGVGKRGVEERIQEEAGCLIKILQASNKYISTWMDASNKSHSHATSKSPSHLFSSLPKLYDMFHSVMKFLPGPQQQIIKDAQKLEDFMIQKVKQNHSTLDPNSPRNFIDSFLIHMQKGKNVSSEFHMKNLVMTLLNLFFAGSDSVSSILRYGFLLLMKHPDVEARVHKEIDQVIGRNRQPQYEDHIKMPYTQAVINEILRFSTFAFLGIPQRITKNTTFRGFFLPKGTEVFPVLGSLMTDPKFFPSSKDFNPEHFLDDKGQLKKNPAFLPFSTGKRYCLGDSLAKMELFLFLTTILQNFRFKFPMKLEDINESSRPSGFIRIIPKYTMSFVPI; translated from the exons aAGCCCTTTCCAGCATGGGCCTGGTCCTTCCTCAGCCTCAGTCTACCACTACCCACTCCCCATGTTCATATCTCTACAGGTGTGGCATTCAGCAGTGGGGAACGGGCCAAACAACTCAGGCGCTTCTCCATAGTCACACTGAGAGATTTTGGTGTGGGCAAGCGTGGTGTGGAGGAGCGTATCCAGGAGGAGGCAGGCTGTTTGATCAAGATTTTGCAGG cctcaaataaatacattagCACCTGGATGGATGCCTCGAACAAGTCGCACTCCCACGCCACTTCGAAGTCTCCTTCccatcttttttcctcccttcctaaGCTCTATGACATGTTCCATTCAGTGATGAAGTTCCTGCCCGGACCACAGCAACAGATCATCAAGGATGCTCAGAAACTGGAAGACTTCATGATCCAGAAAGTGAAACAGAACCACAGTACCCTGGACCCCAATTCCCCACGGAACTTCATTGACTCCTTTCTCATTCACATGCAAAAG gggAAAAATGTTAGTTCAGAGTTCCACATGAAGAACCTAGTAATGACATTATTAAACCTCTTCTTTGCTGGTTCTGATTCAGTCAGCTCCATACTACGCTATGGCTTCCTGCTACTCATGAAGCATCCAGATGTAGAGG CCAGGGTCCACAAGGAGATTGACCAGGTGATTGGCAGGAACCGACAGCCCCAATATGAGGACCATATAAAGATGCCATACACCCAGGCTGTGATCAATGAGATCCTGAGATTTTCTACCTTTGCTTTTTTGGGCATTCCTCAAAGGATTACCAAGAACACTACCTTCCgtggcttcttccttcccaaG gGCACCGAAGTGTTCCCTGTACTAGGTTCTCTGATGACAGACCCAAAGTTCTTTCCTAGCTCCAAGGACTTCAACCCAGAGCACTTCCTGGATGACAAGGGACAGTTGAAGAAGAACCCTGCATTTCTGCCCTTTTCTACTG ggAAGCGATACTGCTTGGGAGACAGCCTGGCTAAGATGGAGCTCTTCCTGTTCCTCACCACCATCTTGCAGAACTTCCGTTTCAAGTTCCCAATGAAACTAGAAGACATCAACGAGTCCTCCAGACCCTCAGGGTTTATCAGGATCATACCAAAGTACACCATGAGCTTCGTGCCCATCTGA